TTCTGTCGCTGCTGTTGGCGAAGCGTCTGTCGCAGCCCTCGAACTCACACTGGAAGGGCTTCTCGCCTGGACGGGGGAAACAAGCCAAGCCGGGGTAAGCTCGTGTAAACTAGTCCCCCGGAGGACTTCTTCTACTCTAGTAATCCGCTTAGCGAAAACACCCTTTCCACAAACCGATATAAAAGAGGGGACTGGGAGGACTTGGAAGGAACATTGCAGGCTTTTTGTgcaactggggtggggtgggggaagctacCGTTTGCCGCATGTCTATTTAAGTGGCACCCAAGTCTGAACTTCCATAGATGCCCAGAGAACTCCCCAGAAAAGGGCTGAAACTGGTGGGGGTTGGACTTACTGAAAAACCAAGGCCAAGAAAACAGAGCCTAACCCAGAATCGCACCTAACACCAAGGGCCAACCAGGGATTTCAGGCTTAGATTTGGTTTCAGGACATCAACACGCAGAAACAACGACGTCCAGACCTTACTGAAAGACTCTTAATTCTCCGTGTTGCAAAAACAGAACACGGGGTAGATCCTGCCTTCTATGACTCCAGTGTCTGTTTCTGGAAGTGTTCTGCCCTGTGGTTTCCACCGGTGCTAGAAAGGAAACTGGAGCTTCCCAATTCTGAGAAAAATCCACAACACCCCCCATTAAAAAGCACCCCCCATAACAAAAGGCTCCAGGTCTGCAAACGTCTCTGTACTTGTCTCCTCTTTCACCCAAAGACGTTGGATACACAAACATGAACTGGCGGGGCTGgaactggggcgggggggggggaagactccaACACATGCAAAACCATCCCCTGGAATTTTCCTAGAGATTCTTCACCCTGTCGCCAGATTTCCGAGCAATTTGGAGGTGTGAGAACTCcaacatcaccaccacccccggaTTCCCTCCTTCCCCTCCGCTCGACACGGGAGGTGGGAGAGATGCGCAGTTTCACGTGAAATTCCATTAGCACCTCAATGGTTTCTCCAAGACATCCGCTGCAAGACGCAACGCGGGCAGCGCCATGCAAATCCGCGCCTCGCATTCTTAAACCTTGTTGAAGCCCGTCTCGCACCTACGGCCGTTCTTAGCACTTCGGCAGCCACAACCGTCAAGGCCCCACAGAGCTTCGCTCCCTCTCGCCCTCCACCAGTCAATATTGATGCTCGTGAATTGCTCAAATATTTGGctgtaattttctttttttggggggggggggagggggagggaagaatacAAAGAATACAAATCTGGCCGGGAGAAGCTGAATCCTCTCCGAGCTTGGAAGCGGCGTTTGTCTGGCTCCTCTGCTtcgactcccccccccaattcagcttCCATTCTCGCCTGTTCGAATTCATTTaggggactgacagcccaatgctatccacacttacctggaagtaagccccattgacaataatgggacttacatcagagtagacatgcataggattgggctgtgaggctgcaatcctatccacactttcctgggagtcagccccattgactataacgggactacttttgcataggattgagctctgaagctccgatcctatcctcacttatctgggagtaagcccattgactattatggggtttacttctgaatagatatgcataggattgagttctgCGCGTGTgtgcatggcgggggggggggagaatagagcTTCTGGAAGTTCGTCAGGCTGAAAGCCTCTCTCTACTGCTTATTCTATAATTTTAATAAACTGGTGCAAAACCACCTTCAGCAGCCCCAAGTAGGACTTTCAAAACACTTTTGGAAATGAGAAAATTTTATGGCCCTGCCTCACCCCATTTAAATTTAATGGAAAGCAGCCCCTAAAAAGCGTGGGGAAACGtgcagaaggtgggggggggggaggaagaaagcagATTTTACTAGTCCTTTTACAACCCAGCTCCTCTAAATATGGAACCTAAAATCTAAATCCTCCAAATGCATTTCTCAAAAATCATCTCCGAGGCTTGCCTCAGCAGCTCCTAATTTATCTAGCAACTTTTCGTGAAGCACCGCTAGGCGTGTGTTTCAGCAGCCCCGCAGCAGAGAAAGACATCTAGTTGGAAATTAATCTTAAGGAGCGCAAAGAAGGTCACTTCCGAGTCAGCAGGCTCGGGTTTGCAGATGGaaggaaatcccactgaaatcaacgaGATTCAACGCCCCTTCCCAAGTTTTTAGGACAACACTGTTGGGTTCGTTCCTCTATATtgcactttcatttttttaaatgtgggttTTATCTTCCTTCCTTGAAGGACGGCATTCCGTTCTCCAAGTCCACTCACtcgaaaataaggctgcaatcctacgcacactttcctgggagtaagcactactgaatgcagtgggacttgcatctgagtggACACGCATATGATTGcactccaacagcccaatcctaggcatacccactcagaagtaagtcccattgattcccaggaaagtgcgcataggattgcagcccaactcaCTTTGATTTCCACGTAAGCCTTTTTAAGAGCCTGGCCCTGCTTCAGAAAGCTTGAGGGCTGCGCGCTCGTtaatgagcattttttttttttttgcaagctgtTACTATTAACGCAGTTACAACTTTGCACCCTTGCAAAGAAGAACGCGATGGAGCGAAAGAAAGCACCGTGGAGTCAGATTGCGTTTTTTGGTGTGTGCCAACGGGTGGAGACAGGCAGCAGGTGCTAGGCACGTCTACTGGGAAGtagaagtcagtggggcttactcccagaaaagcgtcTTCCCGCTTGGTGGCTGTTTTCGAGGGTCTTGCCCGCGCCACCGCAGAGGGACCCTCCCGTGCCCTCCCGCCCAGGCAGGCACTGACCCGTGTGCGTCCTCTTGTGGATCTTGAGGTTCTCGGAGCGCGCGAAGACCTTGCCGCAGccggggaaggggcaggggaagggcttcTCGCCGGTGTGCACGCGGATGTGGTTGACCAGCTTGTACTTGGCCTTGAAGGGCTTGCCCTCGCGCGGGCACTCCTCCCAGAAGCAGACGTGGTTGCTCTGCTCGGGGCCGCCGACGTGCTCGACGGAGACGTGGGTGACCAGCTCGTGCATGGTGCTGAAAGTCTTGTTGCAGCTCTTCTTGGGGCTGCCCAGCTGCTCCGGGTCGACCCACTTGCAGATGAGCTCCTGCTTGATGCACTGCTGGCGCATGTAGCGGAAGAAGGCGcccgggtggtggtggtggtggtggtgcgcGTGCGGGTGCGCGTGGTGCGGGTGGTGCGCGTGGTGCGCCGCGGCCATGTTCATGCCCATGTTCATGTTCATGGGGCCGTACTGGCCGTGCAGCTGCGCCGCCGCGTAGGGGTCCGTGCGGGGGCTGCTCACCTGGCGGTACTGCTCCGAGCGCCCGAACACCTCCCCCGGCAGGCCCAGCCGCATCTGCCCGTTGAGCACGTTGGGCGAGCCGGGCGCGCCGTGCTGGTCCGCGATGCCCGGGAAGAGCAGGTGGCCCTGCGGCTCCGCGTGCGGGTGGTGCAGGccgccccccgccgccgccgccgcggccCCGAAGAGCCCGTGCTGCCCGCCGccggccgccgccgcctccccgaAGCCCCGGCTGCGGAACAAGAAGTCCCGGGGCGAGTTGAAGGGCGCGCCCGAGTAGGAGCCCACGTGGGCGGCGTGCGGGTAGGCGGGCGCCTGCGAGCTGAAGGCCGAGCCCTGCCCGGGGGAGAGCTCGtgggccgccgccgccgccgccgccgcgttGAGTTTGAAGGCGCCCAGGtgggccgccgccgccgccgccgccgccgagtCCACGAAGCTGTTCTGCAGGCTCAGCTCGCGCTCCTGCATCTCCGCCGCCGACGGGGGCGCCGGCCGCGCGAACGAGCCCACTCCCAGCGCCGGGAACTGCGGCCCCGCGTCCAGCAGCATCCCTCCGGCGCAGGGGCCCGCCCGGTCTCGGAGGGGACGGAGAGggactctcactcactcactcactcactcgcaCCGCACCCCGCGGAAGCTGTCAGCGCGCCGCCACACcgcagcctcctcctccccacggCCGCCTGCTATATACGGCCCCGGACCCGCAGACACACCTTCCCTCCGCACACACACAACGCGCTGCTCCCCACAGCCCTCGGAAACAAACCTCCGcgccccaccccctcctcctcccccccagcccctccctgcccctattcctgTGTCTCGCCGCCGGCCCTCCCCGCCATGCGGGGTGCCCTCCCGGAGCCCCAACTTGCGGCCGAGAGAGGGAGAAACGCGGCGCCTCTTTCGCGCTCCAGCCCCTCGCCCTCTCTTTAAgccggaggaggaggggggagggagggaggaagaggagggagctgCGGATTAAGCGGGGAGGCAGCCCAGAACAATGAccggggcgggcggggggcgcGCAGCGTCCGTCTCGCAGGCCGGGCGCGGGTCCCAGTCAGGCGCGGCCGGGCATCCTCGCAGCGCCCGCCATGGAGATGCTCCAGCCCCGCGGGGGGCGCGCGGAGACGcggtccttcctcctcctccggggCGGCGCGTCCTCCCTgggcgctggctggctggctggctggctggctggctctcctGCTCTGCTCGCCTCGCCTCTCCGCTCCTGCTCGGCCGCTTGTTGCAGTGGGCGCCGCGGCCGGGCTGCTttttatcccccctccccacccccttctcctcccAGCCTCTCCCGCTACCGCCTAGGCTGGACTGGCAGCTCCTCTCCCACCGCCCCCTTTAACAGCAGCCAGGCCGTTCTCCAGGCGCCCTCTCATTGGTCGCTCCGGCCCCATCAATCCAAGCCTTCCCCCCCAGACGGGCTAATAGCCACTCGCGCGTCCCCTGGTCCTAcccgcctccctcctccttcccctcctcctcctccctcccctccgctcccATCCCGGGCAGCAGGAGCAGCGGCTCCCCAGCCCCGCCGGCACCccacaccctcctccctgcccaggccAGAGTGGGGGGCAGCCTTCCGACCCCGGGTCAGAGAGCGGGCCAGGGggagctggggaggcaggtggaacaGGGACGCCCGGCAAGATCCATTTGGTCTCTCGGATGAGCCTCTCGCTGGGGAAGCGAATGAACGAACCCGGAGGCTTCCTTCTCCTCCAACCTTTGGGagtggaagggaaagggagacagaccacgctccatgggaaaaaaaagaaaaagaggaaagagTAGGTTTGACGGGTGGGTGTCAAAGGAGAGTGAAATCAAAGCAAATAAACAGCTGCtgatgtgggggtgggaggggagagagcgagagagtCTAAGCCAAGGTGTTATCCAGGGCTCCTCAAATCAATAggagcttctccccctcccccaacgaTCCCAATGGGATATGGATTGCTCTGGGAGGCTTGACACGGGTGCAAATGGAGATGTCTCCGGTTGATGGAAAAGAAAAGAGTTGACTGGTGGGTGGCTGTCAGGAGGGTGCAGGAAGCTAGCTAGCTGCATAATGGGGAGATTGCGACTGCCACGTtttgttgctgtgtgtgtgtgtgtgtgtgtgtgtgtgtgagagagagagagagagagagagagagagagagagagagagagagagaatattcacAAATCCTTCTGCACTGAAATTTGCAAGCCCAAGTCTGACAGTAGTGGGAAATTGAAAATACTGAACACCAACAATGAAGATCTAATTCCCTGAATGAGTTTGTTTTGCAGTGACTAAAAATACAGGGCTGCAGCCCTATGCGCAGGAATGAGGAATAAGAACAAAGGTTTATACCtagtcagtaaaaaaaaaattatatggccTTTCTATCTCTCATTTAGGAATACAAATAAACATGGGGGTGCCACTGGCTTTTTGGTTTTGATTTTGACAAGAGGACCACATGCTCCTGAAAACAAAACGCTGTCCTCCCACCTATTCCTGTTGTTATGTCTTCTTGAACCCAACCCAGGCCTATTTCTAAACCGATTTTGCATCTGGTAGGAACAAGCAGGAAGAGAATTAATGCATTGGAAGACAGAGCACACATGCACTCACTACACATATGTATACCTATATATCTCCATACATAGATATAAAGTTAAATAATTATCAATAATTTTCTACCTTGACTCGTTTTAATTACACTTTCCTTCCCTCACTAATGTTTAGAATTATGAGGATGCTGTGAATGCTGTGAATTCATAAGATGCCAATATGAAACAATGGggaaatctatctatctatctatctatctatctatctatctatctatctatctatctatctatctatctatctatctatctatctatctatctatctatctatctatctattctcccctctctccccccataAAGCTGTAAACATCTAACCTACATCTGTCCTGCTTTTCTCATGAAATTCTGCACCAGGCAGCTACCTTGTCTTGGCTTCAACCTCCCCtcattcctccttcccccaacCACTGTCTGTCCCCCTGTCCTCCTTGTCAGCAGCCCTTTACCATAGCTCTCCACCCCCCCTTGCCAGTTTGCAGGGTCTGGTGGCACCCCACCTGTGACCAGGCTAGGCTGCGTTGCAGAGGGAACCACCGATTCATCTCGGCCTGGCTTACTCTCCCTTTCCCCAATGAAGGGCTTGAGGGATGCCCACAGTCGCAGTGTTCCACACAGCAACCCCACGTTCTCACCTACACTCAGAACTCCATTGATCATAAGCAGAACACGGTAACGCACCAGGTCACGTCAGACCGTGATCTCAGGCACATCTGTTTAGAAGGAAATCTCATCGGTTTCCGTAGACTTCGTTTCACGGACCTATGACAAATATCGTAGCCTTATTTGCTCCACTTTTTCCCCAGAAGACACTCATATTTCAGTTCTAGccataaaacaattttaaatacAGTGGCACGTTGAACGCaactgcttctttctttctttctttctttctttctttctttctttctttctttctttctttccacccACTTCCTCAGATTCCCCCTCCTGCTGCCTAAGGGCCTCTCCGGTTTCAGGACACTTTTTGGGGAAGGGGAATAAATTCGCTCATTCCGGCGGGAGACCCCGCAGGCTGGACTCTTCGCTTTTCTTTCAAACTTGCAGTTTCTCCACTCCCTGCAGGAAACAGAGGAGCTGATCCAAGTTCAAAGCCAGATCGccgtcctccccccgccccagaagtGCTTTATTTCTCTGCAAACCGCAAAACTCctctttatctccccccccccatgtcacgggggtgaaaaggaaaaggaagggaaggggtgggggagaagagccAAGAAAGAAACCTGCCGTCTTTTTCATGGGCCATTGGCCGGAGTGCAGCCTTTAAAGCTCATTCTTGCCCAGGGAAGAAAGCGGCCAGCAGTCGAAATCGCCtggaaaagtgggttaggaaggCCAAGGAGACGCGGAATCGGGTTCTTCCTCAGCCTCAACAGGTTTCTCCAGGGGCCCAGACTGCAGCCTGCCTGAGCTATGTGACCTCCACCAGCACGAGCAGCAACGGCTCTTGGGGAACTGCCCTGATTGTGTAAGTTTTGTTCTTTCCACGCTGGGCCGCCCTTTTCTCCTCCAGGCCGcgagagaaggaaggagagttGCGCTTACTGTCTTGATTCTTTACTAGGACGACCTGCCCCTTCCAAGGTCTACCATCCCCTCGTATGACAGCTGGGGGCGTGGGGTGGAGAATCCCACCAGATCTGTTTATCTCTGGGGCTGTGGTTTTTTTCTGCCTGGGTCTGGTAGGGCTCAGGACGCAGAGGGAGCGTGCGGAAGATCAGACATCTGTAGCCAGGCGTTCCTTTGATCCGAGGATGGGTTCAGGTCTTAGAGAGGAGATTGTCGTGCAGTTGTACAAGTTGCTAAAGGGAAATGACAAAACCCGCCATTCTTACTTGGGAGCAACTCCTACTGATTCCAGAAGCATCCCAATAATGCATTTAGGATTACGCCTTCCGTGTAGAAGTGgaatttactcgcaagtaagtaaATCGTTCACTTCCTGCTAGAGGATGGCGACTTTAATTGGAAATACGTTCCTGTCGAGCCAAAAGGATTTCCTCCCAAATAAGGGGCCACAATCCAACCCAAGTGCAACCCCATGCATACAGTTTGGGAGGAAATTCCCAAGTGATGGTGATAAGATTTCTCAAGTAAACCTATATAGGATCGGACTGTTCATCTCGCTGATTTCAAGCGAAGTACTTTTTCTATGGAGAGCAAGCCTCCAAAGGGACAGAGCGTTACTGGATCCATTCCCAGGAAGTTTAGGGTCGGGGTGCCAGATTGCGATCCTATACAGCGTCTTGGGGCAAGTCAGACGGAGATCCACCAGGCTCGTTTCCAAGCAAATATGTTTCTTCAGAACTAAAGCAAGGGGGAGGGATGTGTGTGGAGGGAAGAGAAAGCAGGGATCTGGTGGCTGATTTCCACCACTGATTTCTGGTGGGTGCTGCCTGAAGGGCCTGCCGAATTAAGTGAAAGTCCAGAGAGAGGAGCCCATAGCGCGATCCTCTTAAGCCTGAAAAGGTCGTTCTTGGCTTGCCCACGAACCGCCGCCTGTACCACAGACCCTCCCAAACGACAGGGACTCATCAACAGGATATTAAGTTGCAGGTCCCCTTTGATATGGCCGAGCTCAGCACTTTTAGGCCGTTCGACCTCTGACCTTTGAAGACTGCATGTGCTGGGCCGGAGGGGAGAGTGGGGGTGAGGATAAGGGACGAGCTCCCTCCGTGGCTCTCGGGAACAACAGCCAAAAAATGGCTTTGTGCACGTGTGTGATTGGCAGAAGCCAAATATATAGAGCGGAGGGGAAGTCATGAAAGTATCGGCCAAAGCTGTAACTTTTAAAAGCCTGTTTTCAAAacaagagctgcagcagccccactccCATCGCCTGGGGGGGGCACGGGGTAGAAGCagcactgcccctgccccacTCGCACCTACAACTCATGCTCTTTCATCACCATTGATGGTTGCTGCGGCCCACGGCCTTGGGGTGACAGATTAcggtggattggggggggggggctatctgGAGAATCTACCAGGAAAAATGTCACCAGGGTGGAGAGTGTCACCAGGAAAAAAAACCGGCAGTTTCACCAATGTGCCGGTCTGGTTCAGATCCGCAGCAGGCGCGGTGCAGCAGCATGGATGTGCTTTTGCAGCTGTGCCATCAGGGCCACGATCCAGGCTAAGCCAGGAGTGGGTTTTGGGGGCAGAGAAATCTCTGAAATCTCCTGCCTCTGAAAGCCACAGAAGTGGAAATGCTTCGACTGGATCGAGCCCAGGCGCTGCTCCGGTGCTGGAGCGAAACATGAACAAAACCCAAAGGAAGCCACTAGAtcctgccagccagcctcttgttcagGTTGACTCCGGCGAAATCCGAACGCGCCCGGGCCCGGAAAGCAGCCCAAGTTGTGAGTAAGCCGAGCAGCTTCCTGTCCTTGCAGTTGGCGAGGCGATACACTTTCTGCTGTCATTCATAAATAAGGGGGCCATATGGGAGCCATATTGCTTAGACAAGGCCAGCCGTCAAAGTGTCACCCTTTGATTTATCGGAACAGCTTCTTCCAATCCGGGTCCGTTGAAATAGAGGGAA
This portion of the Tiliqua scincoides isolate rTilSci1 chromosome 3, rTilSci1.hap2, whole genome shotgun sequence genome encodes:
- the ZIC2 gene encoding zinc finger protein ZIC 2 isoform X4, producing the protein MLLDAGPQFPALGVGSFARPAPPSAAEMQERELSLQNSFVDSAAAAAAAAHLGAFKLNAAAAAAAAHELSPGQGSAFSSQAPAYPHAAHVGSYSGAPFNSPRDFLFRSRGFGEAAAAGGGQHGLFGAAAAAAGGGLHHPHAEPQGHLLFPGIADQHGAPGSPNVLNGQMRLGLPGEVFGRSEQYRQVSSPRTDPYAAAQLHGQYGPMNMNMGMNMAAAHHAHHPHHAHPHAHHHHHHHPGAFFRYMRQQCIKQELICKWVDPEQLGSPKKSCNKTFSTMHELVTHVSVEHVGGPEQSNHVCFWEECPREGKPFKAKYKLVNHIRVHTGEKPFPCPFPGCGKVFARSENLKIHKRTHTGEKPFQCEFEGCDRRFANSSDRKKHMHVHTSDKPYLCKMCDKSYTHPSSLRKHMKVHESSPQGSESSPAASSGYESSTPPGLVSPSAETQSTAATNLSPAAAAAASASHAGLTSNFNEWYV
- the ZIC2 gene encoding zinc finger protein ZIC 2 isoform X2 gives rise to the protein MLLDAGPQFPALGVGSFARPAPPSAAEMQERELSLQNSFVDSAAAAAAAAHLGAFKLNAAAAAAAAHELSPGQGSAFSSQAPAYPHAAHVGSYSGAPFNSPRDFLFRSRGFGEAAAAGGGQHGLFGAAAAAAGGGLHHPHAEPQGHLLFPGIADQHGAPGSPNVLNGQMRLGLPGEVFGRSEQYRQVSSPRTDPYAAAQLHGQYGPMNMNMGMNMAAAHHAHHPHHAHPHAHHHHHHHPGAFFRYMRQQCIKQELICKWVDPEQLGSPKKSCNKTFSTMHELVTHVSVEHVGGPEQSNHVCFWEECPREGKPFKAKYKLVNHIRVHTGEKPFPCPFPGCGKVFARSENLKIHKRTHTGEKPFQCEFEGCDRRFANSSDRKKHMHVHTSDKPYLCKMCDKSYTHPSSLRKHMKVHESSPQGSESSPAASSGYESSTPPGLVSPSAETQSTAATNLSPAAAAAAAAAAAAAVSVVHRSRGGGGGGGGGGGGGSASHAGLTSNFNEWYV
- the ZIC2 gene encoding zinc finger protein ZIC 2 isoform X3 translates to MLLDAGPQFPALGVGSFARPAPPSAAEMQERELSLQNSFVDSAAAAAAAAHLGAFKLNAAAAAAAAHELSPGQGSAFSSQAPAYPHAAHVGSYSGAPFNSPRDFLFRSRGFGEAAAAGGGQHGLFGAAAAAAGGGLHHPHAEPQGHLLFPGIADQHGAPGSPNVLNGQMRLGLPGEVFGRSEQYRQVSSPRTDPYAAAQLHGQYGPMNMNMGMNMAAAHHAHHPHHAHPHAHHHHHHHPGAFFRYMRQQCIKQELICKWVDPEQLGSPKKSCNKTFSTMHELVTHVSVEHVGGPEQSNHVCFWEECPREGKPFKAKYKLVNHIRVHTGEKPFPCPFPGCGKVFARSENLKIHKRTHTGEKPFQCEFEGCDRRFANSSDRKKHMHVHTSDKPYLCKMCDKSYTHPSSLRKHMKVHESSPQGSESSPAASSGYESSTPPGLVSPSAETQSTAATNLSPAAAAAAAAAAAAAVASHAGLTSNFNEWYV
- the ZIC2 gene encoding zinc finger protein ZIC 2 isoform X1; this translates as MLLDAGPQFPALGVGSFARPAPPSAAEMQERELSLQNSFVDSAAAAAAAAHLGAFKLNAAAAAAAAHELSPGQGSAFSSQAPAYPHAAHVGSYSGAPFNSPRDFLFRSRGFGEAAAAGGGQHGLFGAAAAAAGGGLHHPHAEPQGHLLFPGIADQHGAPGSPNVLNGQMRLGLPGEVFGRSEQYRQVSSPRTDPYAAAQLHGQYGPMNMNMGMNMAAAHHAHHPHHAHPHAHHHHHHHPGAFFRYMRQQCIKQELICKWVDPEQLGSPKKSCNKTFSTMHELVTHVSVEHVGGPEQSNHVCFWEECPREGKPFKAKYKLVNHIRVHTGEKPFPCPFPGCGKVFARSENLKIHKRTHTGEKPFQCEFEGCDRRFANSSDRKKHMHVHTSDKPYLCKMCDKSYTHPSSLRKHMKVHESSPQGSESSPAASSGYESSTPPGLVSPSAETQSTAATNLSPAAAAAAAAAAAAAVSVVHRSSNNGAGGTGGSVGSGGGGGGGGGGGGGGGGSASHAGLTSNFNEWYV
- the ZIC2 gene encoding zinc finger protein ZIC 2 isoform X5, whose amino-acid sequence is MLLDAGPQFPALGVGSFARPAPPSAAEMQERELSLQNSFVDSAAAAAAAAHLGAFKLNAAAAAAAAHELSPGQGSAFSSQAPAYPHAAHVGSYSGAPFNSPRDFLFRSRGFGEAAAAGGGQHGLFGAAAAAAGGGLHHPHAEPQGHLLFPGIADQHGAPGSPNVLNGQMRLGLPGEVFGRSEQYRQVSSPRTDPYAAAQLHGQYGPMNMNMGHHHHPGAFFRYMRQQCIKQELICKWVDPEQLGSPKKSCNKTFSTMHELVTHVSVEHVGGPEQSNHVCFWEECPREGKPFKAKYKLVNHIRVHTGEKPFPCPFPGCGKVFARSENLKIHKRTHTGEKPFQCEFEGCDRRFANSSDRKKHMHVHTSDKPYLCKMCDKSYTHPSSLRKHMKVHESSPQGSESSPAASSGYESSTPPGLVSPSAETQSTAATNLSPAAAAAAAAAGHAGLTSNFNEWYV